A single Lactuca sativa cultivar Salinas chromosome 8, Lsat_Salinas_v11, whole genome shotgun sequence DNA region contains:
- the LOC128127961 gene encoding uncharacterized mitochondrial protein AtMg00820-like, which yields MDMRSSKRTDSWTKTVKTKLEHPNLVFAMQQELAEFEQNKVWILVPKPKDVLTIDLKWIFKNKIDKEGNIIRNKARIVIKCYSQQEGIDYEETFAPIARLEAVRIFLAYAIIRISTSTRWM from the exons ATGGACATGAGATCATCTAAAAGAACAGATTCTTG gACCAAAACAGTAAAGACTAAATTAGAACATCCTAATTTGGTTTTTGCAATGCAACAAGAACTTGCTGAATTTGAACAAAACAAGGTTTGGATTTTGGTTCCTAAACCTAAAGATGTTTTGACAATTGATCTGAAATGGATTTTTAAGAACAAAATTGACAAAGAAGGCAATATTATTAGAAACAAAGCAAGGATAGTCATAAAAtgttattctcaacaagaaggtattgattatgaggaaacctttgcCCCTAtcgcaagacttgaagcagtacGAATTTTTCTAGCTTATGCAATCATAAGGATTTCGacgtctaccagatggatgtaa